One segment of Parvularcula sp. IMCC14364 DNA contains the following:
- the hemB gene encoding porphobilinogen synthase, with translation MADYTGGGQSYPYTRLRRLRASNWSRNLHAEASLSAYDLIWAVILKDGHDVKEPVEHMPGVYRLSPDKAVEAAAMAQGLGIPALALFPYTGTEERSPGGGEALNADNLMCRTASAIKASVPDIGLICDVALDPYTDHGHDGLLEDGIILNDETVDILCQQAVLQAKAGFDIVAPSDMMDGRVGAIRRALETEGLTDTQIMSYAVKYASSFYGPYRGAIGSQNVLQGDKKTYQMNPLNADEGLREVALDLQEGADSVMVKPGLPYLDMVTRVKDTFRVPTFAFQVSGEYAMICAAAENGALDREKTVLESLHCFKRAGADGIITYFALEVAELLAQPA, from the coding sequence ATGGCTGATTATACTGGTGGCGGACAATCTTATCCGTACACAAGACTGAGGCGGCTGCGCGCCAGTAACTGGTCACGAAACCTGCATGCTGAAGCAAGCCTGTCAGCGTACGACCTGATCTGGGCTGTCATTCTCAAGGATGGCCATGATGTCAAAGAGCCAGTTGAGCACATGCCGGGTGTATATCGCCTCTCTCCGGACAAAGCTGTCGAAGCCGCCGCAATGGCACAAGGGCTTGGCATTCCAGCGCTGGCGCTGTTTCCCTACACCGGCACTGAAGAACGCTCCCCTGGTGGAGGCGAAGCCCTGAATGCTGACAATCTGATGTGCCGCACAGCAAGTGCCATCAAGGCCAGTGTCCCGGATATTGGTCTGATCTGCGATGTTGCGCTCGATCCCTACACAGACCATGGTCATGACGGGCTTCTTGAGGACGGCATCATTCTGAATGATGAGACGGTTGATATTCTCTGCCAGCAGGCCGTACTGCAAGCAAAAGCCGGGTTTGATATTGTTGCACCATCCGACATGATGGACGGGCGCGTCGGCGCAATCCGTCGGGCCCTTGAGACTGAAGGCCTGACCGATACGCAGATCATGTCCTATGCGGTCAAATACGCTTCCAGCTTTTATGGGCCATATCGCGGCGCCATCGGGTCACAGAATGTTTTGCAGGGTGACAAAAAAACGTACCAGATGAACCCGTTGAATGCGGATGAAGGACTGCGTGAAGTTGCCCTTGATTTACAGGAAGGCGCGGACAGCGTCATGGTAAAGCCGGGCCTGCCCTATCTCGACATGGTTACAAGGGTAAAAGATACCTTCCGGGTGCCAACCTTTGCTTTCCAGGTTTCAGGAGAATACGCAATGATCTGTGCGGCCGCTGAGAACGGCGCTTTGGATCGCGAAAAAACAGTGTTGGAATCCCTGCACTGCTTCAAGCGCGCCGGAGCAGACGGCATTATTACGTATTTCGCACTCGAAGTCGCAGAATTGCTGGCGCAGCCGGCATAA
- the ldtR gene encoding transcriptional regulator LdtR — protein sequence MVAEATLSTQLAGTVGEDNEGDLKSVYLKLLHLIERLHRQLLDVIKDELERLGQADINAVQALLLYNIGDAELTAGELRSRGHYLGSNVSYNLKKLVEAGYIRHERSQTDKRSVRVSLTEKGTEVRHTLVRLFDRQLGSVVQVGDVNAGMIGGTNVALERLERFWSDQIRFRL from the coding sequence ATGGTAGCAGAAGCAACACTAAGCACCCAGTTGGCAGGAACTGTAGGGGAAGACAATGAGGGAGACCTGAAATCGGTCTACCTGAAATTGTTGCACCTGATTGAGCGTCTGCATAGGCAGCTCCTTGATGTCATCAAGGATGAATTGGAACGACTGGGCCAGGCTGACATAAATGCCGTGCAGGCTTTGCTCCTGTATAACATTGGTGATGCGGAACTGACTGCTGGCGAATTGCGCTCGCGCGGCCATTATCTGGGCAGCAATGTGTCCTACAATCTCAAAAAACTGGTTGAAGCAGGCTATATTCGCCATGAGCGCAGCCAGACTGACAAACGCTCTGTCCGTGTTTCGCTGACAGAAAAGGGAACAGAAGTGCGTCATACACTTGTGCGCCTGTTTGACCGTCAACTGGGCTCTGTTGTTCAGGTCGGCGATGTCAATGCCGGCATGATTGGCGGCACCAATGTTGCGCTTGAGCGGCTTGAGCGTTTCTGGTCTGATCAGATTCGCTTCCGTCTCTGA
- the hemA gene encoding 5-aminolevulinate synthase: MVDYERAFDAAVKAVKAEGRYRVFADLERCKGRFPQATYYGSDGEKEVTVWCSNDYLGMGQNEHVVNGMKTAIDKVGVGAGGTRNIAGTTHFHVMLEEELADLHEKEAALLFTSGYVGNEATLSTLSRILPDCIILSDELNHASMIQGIRGGKGPKLIWRHNDVEHLESLLKDLPIDKPKIIAFESVYSMDGDVAPIGAICDLAEKYNAFTYLDEVHGVGLYGYKGGGVAQRDGVEHRIDLIEGTLGKAFGVMGGYIAGSSNLIDAVRSYASGFIFTTALSPVLVAGALESVRFLKKAGDLRDQHQERAARMKAILREAGLPVMPSVSHIVPVFVGDPVACKEVSDRLLDEHNIYVQPINYPTVPKGTERLRFTPTPLHTDQHMEQLVQALDKVWVELDLKRVAA; encoded by the coding sequence ATGGTAGATTATGAACGCGCGTTTGATGCAGCTGTGAAAGCTGTAAAAGCGGAAGGCAGGTATCGTGTCTTCGCCGACCTTGAACGCTGCAAGGGCAGGTTCCCACAAGCAACCTATTACGGATCAGACGGCGAGAAAGAAGTAACCGTCTGGTGTTCCAATGATTACCTCGGTATGGGGCAGAACGAGCATGTCGTGAACGGCATGAAAACGGCTATCGATAAAGTGGGTGTCGGGGCTGGCGGCACCAGAAATATTGCCGGTACGACCCATTTCCACGTCATGCTCGAAGAGGAACTCGCCGACCTGCATGAAAAGGAAGCGGCGCTGCTGTTTACGTCAGGTTATGTCGGGAATGAAGCAACGCTTTCAACGCTTAGCCGTATCCTGCCGGATTGCATCATCCTGTCCGATGAATTGAACCATGCCTCGATGATTCAGGGTATTCGCGGCGGCAAGGGGCCAAAGCTGATCTGGCGCCATAATGATGTCGAACATCTCGAGAGCCTTCTCAAAGACCTGCCCATCGACAAGCCCAAAATCATTGCTTTTGAATCTGTCTATTCCATGGACGGTGACGTTGCCCCAATCGGTGCAATCTGTGATCTGGCTGAAAAATATAATGCCTTTACCTATCTGGATGAAGTCCACGGCGTTGGGCTTTACGGCTATAAAGGTGGCGGCGTAGCGCAGCGTGACGGCGTAGAACACCGGATTGACCTGATCGAAGGTACACTTGGCAAAGCGTTTGGTGTGATGGGCGGCTATATCGCCGGCTCTTCAAATCTGATTGATGCCGTACGTTCTTACGCGTCCGGGTTCATTTTCACGACAGCCCTCTCGCCGGTTCTTGTGGCCGGCGCACTGGAGAGTGTCAGGTTCCTGAAAAAAGCTGGCGATCTTCGCGATCAGCATCAGGAGCGTGCTGCGCGCATGAAAGCAATTTTGCGCGAGGCAGGTCTGCCGGTCATGCCGTCCGTGAGCCATATTGTGCCGGTCTTTGTCGGCGACCCTGTGGCCTGCAAGGAGGTTTCTGACCGTCTGCTGGATGAGCACAATATTTATGTGCAGCCTATCAATTATCCAACAGTGCCCAAAGGGACGGAGCGCCTGCGCTTTACCCCAACGCCGCTCCACACAGATCAGCACATGGAGCAACTGGTACAGGCGCTCGACAAGGTCTGGGTTGAGCTGGACCTGAAACGGGTCGCAGCATAA
- a CDS encoding MucR family transcriptional regulator, producing the protein MAGKNDAHDVNDLLNLTTDIVAAYVSNNKASAEELSSLLHSTYSTLNALNAGEGGGLTNKEPAIPVSKSITPDYIICLEDGKELKMLKRYIRTQYGLTPEEYRRRWGLPADYPMVAPNYAKKRSAFAKKIGLGKAAGAAKRTTTKKVTRKKRKA; encoded by the coding sequence ATGGCAGGCAAAAATGATGCCCACGACGTTAATGATCTGCTTAATCTGACGACAGATATTGTCGCAGCTTACGTCAGTAATAACAAAGCTTCTGCCGAGGAACTCTCCTCGCTGCTGCACAGCACGTACTCAACGCTGAATGCGCTGAACGCCGGTGAAGGCGGCGGGCTCACAAATAAAGAGCCGGCTATACCAGTCAGCAAGTCAATCACGCCGGATTACATCATCTGTCTTGAAGATGGCAAAGAGCTTAAAATGCTCAAGCGTTATATTCGCACACAATATGGCCTGACACCTGAAGAGTATCGTCGTCGCTGGGGCCTCCCCGCAGATTATCCGATGGTCGCCCCCAATTATGCCAAGAAGAGATCAGCTTTCGCCAAGAAGATTGGTCTTGGAAAAGCAGCTGGCGCTGCCAAGCGGACGACCACGAAGAAGGTCACGCGCAAGAAAAGAAAAGCCTGA
- the glyA gene encoding serine hydroxymethyltransferase, translating to MNTISSPAAFFGTGLADADPDLAEFVSLELKRQQEQIELIASENIVSRAVLEAQGSVLTNKYAEGYPGRRYYGGCDEVDKAEQLAIARATQLFSCKHAVVQPHSGSQANQAVFMSLLRPGDTFMGMDLAAGGHLTHGSKVNQSGKWFNAVHYSVNEDDHLIDYGQLAELADRHQPKLIIAGGSAYSRIIDFAKFREVADSVGAMLMVDMAHFAGLVAGGIYPSPLEHAHVVTTTTHKTLRGPRGGLILTNEDDLAKKCRSALFPGLQGGPLMHVIAAKAVAFGEALQPEFRSYAQAVVDNAKAMADVLVEAGYAVVSGGTDTHLALIDLRPKGVKGNMAEESLERAGITCNKNGVPFDPEKPAITSGIRIGSPAGTTRGFGVDEFRLVGSLIAEVLDGLAVNGDNNETAEKAVFAQVRELTDRFPIYS from the coding sequence ATGAACACAATTTCTTCTCCAGCAGCTTTCTTTGGTACAGGTTTGGCTGATGCGGACCCTGATCTGGCTGAATTTGTCAGCCTTGAGCTGAAACGACAGCAGGAGCAGATTGAGCTGATTGCCTCGGAAAATATTGTGTCACGCGCTGTTCTTGAGGCGCAGGGCTCTGTTCTCACTAATAAATATGCTGAAGGCTATCCGGGCAGGCGTTACTACGGTGGCTGCGACGAAGTGGACAAGGCCGAGCAACTGGCAATCGCGCGGGCGACGCAGCTCTTTTCCTGTAAACATGCTGTCGTGCAGCCCCATTCTGGCAGTCAGGCGAATCAGGCCGTGTTCATGAGCCTGCTGAGACCGGGCGATACATTTATGGGTATGGACCTCGCCGCTGGCGGACATCTCACCCATGGCAGTAAGGTCAACCAGTCTGGTAAATGGTTCAATGCTGTTCATTATTCTGTGAATGAAGATGACCATCTGATTGATTATGGCCAGTTGGCAGAGCTGGCTGACAGGCACCAACCGAAGCTAATTATTGCCGGTGGCTCGGCCTATTCCCGGATTATAGATTTTGCGAAATTCCGGGAGGTCGCAGACAGCGTTGGCGCCATGCTGATGGTCGACATGGCGCATTTTGCCGGTCTTGTTGCCGGAGGTATTTATCCAAGCCCGCTGGAACATGCGCATGTTGTCACGACCACGACCCACAAAACCTTGCGTGGCCCGCGTGGCGGATTGATCCTGACCAATGAAGACGACCTTGCCAAAAAATGCCGTTCTGCCCTGTTCCCGGGGCTGCAGGGCGGCCCGCTCATGCACGTGATTGCTGCCAAGGCGGTTGCCTTTGGTGAGGCGCTGCAGCCTGAATTCAGGTCTTATGCGCAAGCGGTCGTCGATAATGCCAAAGCCATGGCGGATGTTCTGGTTGAGGCCGGATATGCGGTCGTCTCTGGCGGAACAGATACGCATCTGGCCTTGATTGACCTGCGCCCAAAAGGTGTGAAGGGTAATATGGCTGAAGAAAGCCTCGAGCGCGCAGGCATTACTTGCAACAAGAACGGTGTGCCGTTTGACCCCGAAAAACCGGCTATTACCTCGGGGATCAGGATTGGGTCGCCAGCGGGGACAACCCGGGGCTTCGGTGTGGATGAGTTCCGTCTTGTCGGCAGCCTGATTGCGGAAGTGCTCGATGGGTTGGCCGTAAATGGTGATAATAATGAAACCGCAGAGAAAGCCGTCTTCGCCCAGGTCCGGGAGCTGACTGACAGGTTCCCGATTTACAGCTGA
- the nrdR gene encoding transcriptional regulator NrdR: protein MRCPFCASEDTQVKDSRPTEDGAAIRRRRLCGSCDARFTTFERVQLRELVILKSSGKKVPFDREKLVRSISIAVRKREIDQDKVETMVSTIVRKLEALGDTEIGSSVLGEMVMQGLQELDEVAFVRYASVYNNFSRVEDFEKFLSRMAGQSE, encoded by the coding sequence ATGCGCTGCCCGTTTTGTGCCAGTGAAGATACGCAGGTTAAAGATTCGCGTCCCACGGAAGATGGTGCGGCTATACGGCGTCGTCGTTTGTGCGGCTCCTGTGATGCGCGCTTCACGACATTCGAGCGGGTGCAGCTGCGGGAGTTGGTCATCCTGAAAAGTTCCGGCAAGAAAGTGCCCTTTGATCGGGAAAAACTGGTCCGTTCCATCAGTATTGCTGTGCGCAAGAGAGAGATTGATCAGGACAAGGTTGAAACCATGGTTTCAACCATTGTACGCAAACTGGAAGCATTAGGGGATACGGAGATCGGCTCAAGCGTTCTCGGGGAAATGGTGATGCAGGGACTGCAGGAACTGGATGAAGTGGCTTTTGTTCGGTATGCATCCGTGTACAACAACTTCTCCCGGGTTGAAGATTTCGAGAAGTTTCTGAGCCGCATGGCCGGACAGTCAGAGTAG
- the nusB gene encoding transcription antitermination factor NusB, with the protein MARLAAVQALYQMEHAGSGLEGVIREYRDHRLGGELDGAMLRDADAEFFEDMLRGTVELQHKIDNFINRLLREGWSLKRLDATVRSILRCGVYELIRRADVPYRSIIDQYTDIAVSFFEEGSDEAGLVNALLDKASSEVRTEDDL; encoded by the coding sequence ATGGCACGACTTGCTGCCGTGCAGGCATTATATCAAATGGAACACGCGGGCAGTGGCCTCGAAGGCGTTATTCGCGAATATCGGGATCACCGCCTTGGCGGAGAGCTGGATGGCGCCATGTTGCGTGATGCAGATGCCGAATTTTTTGAGGACATGCTGCGGGGTACCGTAGAATTGCAACACAAGATTGATAATTTTATCAATCGACTGCTCCGCGAAGGATGGTCATTGAAGCGTCTTGATGCGACGGTGCGCTCTATATTGCGCTGCGGTGTTTACGAACTTATCCGGCGGGCGGATGTGCCTTACAGATCTATTATCGATCAATATACGGATATCGCTGTATCCTTCTTTGAAGAAGGCTCTGACGAGGCCGGTCTGGTCAATGCTCTTCTTGACAAAGCCTCATCCGAGGTGCGTACGGAAGATGATCTCTAG
- the thiL gene encoding thiamine-phosphate kinase: MVVAKGLDEFGLIRKFFAPLSGEGSLDLKDDVARLGSELIVSKDILVSGVHFFADDPPDLIARKALRVNISDVVAKGAVPIHYMLGCVFPNTTDEKWVASFADGLRQDQAEFQLSLLGGDTTKAPGNSPMVVSVTVFGKPFRRSNIVHRYGACAGDNIFVSGSIGDAGLGLAIRAGQMTDRGKHAAFLEERYLLPRPRLALAEPIAKYASASLDISDGLLADAGHLARASGTDLMIVSTDLPLSEAARLWVDEQTDTSQALTRLATCGDDYEVLCAVNPQNTDMFVASADDAGIAITQIGRCAASGEGAVQFVSSEGREIEAQQAGYNHFRSG, from the coding sequence ATGGTTGTCGCTAAAGGCCTTGATGAATTCGGCCTCATCAGAAAATTCTTTGCGCCACTTTCAGGTGAGGGCAGTCTTGATCTTAAGGACGATGTCGCTCGCCTGGGTTCAGAACTTATTGTCAGCAAGGACATACTGGTTTCCGGGGTACACTTTTTCGCAGATGATCCGCCGGACCTGATTGCCCGCAAGGCACTTCGGGTGAATATCTCTGACGTGGTGGCGAAGGGCGCGGTGCCAATCCACTATATGCTAGGATGTGTTTTTCCGAATACAACGGATGAGAAGTGGGTTGCCTCATTTGCTGACGGGTTACGTCAGGATCAGGCCGAATTTCAGCTCTCGCTACTGGGCGGTGACACCACGAAAGCGCCAGGCAACAGTCCCATGGTTGTTTCGGTAACAGTCTTTGGCAAACCGTTTCGTCGGAGCAACATTGTGCACAGATATGGGGCCTGTGCTGGAGACAATATATTCGTGAGCGGAAGCATTGGTGATGCCGGGCTCGGTCTGGCGATCCGGGCTGGTCAGATGACTGACAGAGGAAAGCACGCGGCATTTCTTGAAGAGCGTTATCTGCTGCCGCGCCCGCGGTTGGCTCTGGCAGAACCTATAGCAAAATATGCCTCTGCCTCTCTTGATATCTCGGACGGGCTCCTGGCGGATGCAGGGCATCTGGCCCGCGCATCAGGGACAGACCTGATGATTGTTTCAACTGATCTGCCCCTGTCTGAAGCCGCACGGCTCTGGGTAGATGAACAGACCGACACAAGCCAGGCTCTGACAAGGCTTGCAACTTGTGGTGATGATTATGAAGTACTTTGTGCGGTTAATCCACAAAATACGGACATGTTCGTGGCTTCAGCTGACGATGCGGGTATCGCAATTACCCAAATAGGCAGATGCGCCGCAAGCGGAGAGGGGGCGGTTCAGTTTGTGTCGTCTGAGGGGCGTGAGATCGAAGCGCAGCAGGCAGGCTACAATCACTTCAGGTCCGGTTAA
- a CDS encoding outer membrane protein assembly factor BamE: MFRLIVLIGVVATLAACVSTRARHGYIIERGENELTAEAGIDTKTSVLARYGEPSIVPSLNDNTWYYISSTSNARAYYQTQTTTRTVVAFNFDGDGKVTEVNEYALKDGMQIELVDRETPTRGKELSIIEQLVGNVGQLPTTGEGEGPGGP; encoded by the coding sequence ATGTTTCGTTTGATTGTCCTTATCGGCGTAGTTGCCACTCTCGCAGCATGTGTGTCCACCCGTGCGCGGCATGGCTATATTATTGAGCGCGGTGAGAATGAGCTGACCGCTGAAGCGGGTATTGATACCAAAACCAGTGTGCTGGCCCGTTATGGTGAACCATCCATCGTGCCCTCCCTGAATGACAACACATGGTATTATATTTCATCAACCAGTAATGCCCGCGCTTATTATCAGACCCAGACCACGACACGTACCGTCGTTGCCTTCAATTTTGACGGCGATGGCAAGGTAACTGAAGTCAACGAATATGCCCTGAAAGACGGGATGCAAATCGAACTGGTTGATCGTGAGACCCCGACACGCGGTAAGGAACTCTCTATCATTGAACAGCTTGTCGGCAATGTCGGCCAGCTGCCAACCACCGGAGAAGGCGAAGGCCCTGGTGGCCCTTAA
- a CDS encoding ubiquinol-cytochrome C chaperone family protein, translating to MIFSLFKPDEVHEAASDLYNDIVEQARKPVFYLALEVPDTKEGRFDLITLHMFLVLRRLKTEPDTSGRFAQKLFNVMFRNMDHSLREMGAGDLTVGKKVRVLAEAFYGRVSVYGAALDSDDQEALLKALGRNIYDDEAYDRVVLRRLAEYISHTESDLSSQSVDRLMLGIVRFPELQSADA from the coding sequence ATGATATTCTCTCTTTTCAAGCCCGATGAAGTGCATGAGGCTGCATCTGACCTCTATAACGACATTGTCGAACAGGCACGCAAACCAGTGTTTTATCTGGCTCTGGAAGTGCCTGATACAAAGGAGGGAAGGTTCGATCTCATCACGCTGCATATGTTTCTTGTGCTGAGGCGCCTCAAAACAGAACCCGACACCAGCGGCCGCTTTGCCCAGAAACTGTTTAATGTCATGTTTCGCAACATGGACCATTCGCTCAGAGAGATGGGCGCGGGAGATCTGACTGTCGGCAAGAAAGTGCGTGTTCTGGCCGAAGCTTTTTACGGCAGGGTCAGCGTCTATGGCGCCGCGCTGGACTCAGACGATCAAGAGGCTTTGCTCAAGGCGCTCGGGCGCAATATTTATGATGATGAGGCCTATGACAGGGTGGTCCTGCGCCGGCTTGCTGAATATATCTCCCACACAGAATCTGATCTCTCCAGTCAGTCGGTTGACCGTCTAATGCTTGGCATTGTCCGGTTCCCCGAACTTCAAAGCGCTGATGCGTAA
- a CDS encoding YceD family protein has protein sequence MTQTTNAKGSRTVVPLSDLDDLEKSYRIELSPTQLHEAANRLDIPDIETLEIDFHISKTGPLIGLRGTMKSVLKRICVVTLDTMEEKLNVDFSIDYTTEALPDSIGDEEISLEEDEPEPLESESLDLLDIAVQQLALEMTQYPRKDGAELPSEGRDDRNLSPFSVLKSN, from the coding sequence ATGACACAGACTACCAATGCAAAGGGCTCCAGAACTGTCGTGCCGCTGTCTGATCTTGATGATTTGGAAAAGTCGTACCGGATCGAGCTGTCACCGACCCAGCTACATGAGGCGGCAAACAGGCTGGATATTCCGGACATTGAGACATTGGAAATCGACTTCCACATCAGCAAAACCGGCCCCCTCATCGGTTTGCGGGGAACGATGAAATCCGTCCTGAAAAGAATCTGCGTCGTTACGCTCGACACAATGGAAGAGAAGCTGAACGTGGATTTCTCGATTGATTACACTACCGAAGCCTTGCCCGACTCTATTGGCGATGAGGAAATTTCGCTCGAGGAAGATGAGCCAGAACCATTAGAGAGTGAAAGTCTCGATCTTCTCGATATTGCGGTGCAACAATTAGCGCTGGAGATGACCCAGTATCCCAGAAAAGACGGGGCAGAACTGCCCTCTGAAGGTCGGGACGACAGGAACCTGTCTCCATTCTCTGTATTGAAGTCAAACTAG
- the plsX gene encoding phosphate acyltransferase PlsX: MSNQKLSIALDVMGADKGIETLLTGCRQAFDKGLQASVLLTGDEAQIAPHLAAVGLNAEDGRVQIRHAEEVVTMNDKPTQIMRRGRKTSMWAAIEAVKNGDVAAAVSCGNTGALMAMSILQLRMIEGVDRPAITALWPNTRGGNGVVLDVGANVEANETQLVQFAIMGEAYYRALTGKQKPKVGLLNVGAEELKGHELIRTAATTLREADPEMDFYGFVEGDDLAKGTVDVIVTDGFTGNIALKSAEGTARMIGGWVRDSLTATLLSKLGAALMMGSLQKLKSRMDPSRVNGAPLLGLNGLVLKSHGGSEAEGIAAALLTAENLVRNPFRDEIKTTIARVARRTERALGQAEDDIKSQQKAAV, translated from the coding sequence ATGTCAAATCAGAAACTGTCGATAGCACTTGATGTCATGGGGGCTGACAAGGGCATTGAGACCCTTCTTACCGGTTGCCGCCAGGCTTTCGATAAAGGTTTGCAGGCTTCTGTTCTGCTGACAGGTGATGAAGCGCAGATTGCGCCGCATCTGGCGGCTGTTGGACTGAACGCTGAAGACGGTCGTGTCCAGATCCGTCATGCAGAAGAAGTTGTCACCATGAACGATAAACCGACGCAGATCATGCGCCGGGGGCGTAAGACGTCAATGTGGGCAGCCATCGAAGCGGTCAAGAATGGCGATGTGGCTGCGGCCGTATCGTGCGGAAATACGGGCGCCTTGATGGCCATGTCTATTCTCCAATTGCGTATGATCGAAGGCGTCGATCGGCCCGCGATCACGGCTCTCTGGCCTAATACACGCGGGGGCAATGGTGTTGTTCTGGACGTCGGGGCAAATGTTGAAGCCAACGAAACGCAACTGGTGCAGTTTGCGATCATGGGGGAGGCATATTACCGCGCCCTGACAGGCAAACAGAAACCAAAAGTTGGCCTTCTGAATGTTGGGGCAGAAGAACTGAAAGGTCATGAATTGATCCGCACGGCTGCCACAACGCTGCGCGAAGCAGACCCTGAGATGGACTTCTATGGTTTTGTTGAAGGAGATGATCTCGCGAAGGGGACAGTCGATGTAATTGTCACTGATGGCTTTACCGGCAATATCGCTCTCAAGTCAGCAGAGGGAACAGCCAGAATGATCGGCGGCTGGGTGCGCGACTCTCTCACGGCAACCTTGCTGTCAAAACTTGGCGCTGCCCTGATGATGGGGTCACTTCAGAAACTGAAATCCAGGATGGATCCTTCGCGCGTCAACGGTGCGCCTTTGCTCGGGTTGAATGGTCTGGTGCTGAAGAGTCATGGGGGCAGTGAGGCAGAAGGCATTGCAGCAGCGTTGTTGACGGCAGAAAATCTGGTGCGCAATCCTTTCCGCGACGAGATCAAGACCACAATTGCGCGTGTTGCCCGCCGCACCGAGCGCGCGCTCGGTCAAGCAGAAGATGATATAAAGAGCCAGCAAAAGGCCGCAGTATAA
- a CDS encoding beta-ketoacyl-ACP synthase III produces MSFKAVVKGVGSYLPAQVVTNEDLARRVDTSDEWITERTGIRQRCIAAEGELTSDLAVGAAKRAMDHAKLGPEDIDLVIVATATPDMTFPATAAIVQAKLGIRQGAAFDIHAVCTGFVYALSTAEKFLASGQHRQALVIGAETFSRILDWEDRTTCVLFGDGAGAMVLSAVPEEETDGKGIISSCLRCDGSMVDLLYVDGGVSSTQTAGHLRMQGNKVFREAVNRISSAMMEAAKEAGIEPSEIDIFVPHQANQRIIDGVVRKLGIGKERVISTIAKHGNTSAASIPLAFDSALQDGRIKSGDLVMLEGMGGGLTWGAALLRY; encoded by the coding sequence ATGAGTTTCAAAGCCGTCGTGAAAGGTGTTGGCAGTTATCTCCCAGCACAGGTAGTGACCAATGAAGATCTGGCACGCAGAGTAGATACGTCAGATGAATGGATCACTGAGCGCACAGGTATCCGGCAGCGATGCATCGCTGCGGAGGGTGAGCTTACGTCAGATCTGGCAGTCGGGGCGGCAAAACGCGCGATGGACCACGCGAAACTGGGGCCAGAGGATATTGATCTGGTGATTGTTGCAACGGCAACGCCAGATATGACATTTCCGGCAACGGCCGCAATCGTTCAGGCCAAACTGGGTATCCGGCAGGGGGCCGCGTTTGACATTCACGCAGTTTGCACAGGGTTCGTCTATGCCCTGTCCACGGCAGAGAAATTTCTCGCCTCCGGACAGCACCGGCAGGCGCTTGTCATTGGTGCAGAGACATTTTCCCGTATTCTCGATTGGGAAGACCGCACCACCTGCGTCCTTTTCGGTGATGGCGCCGGCGCAATGGTGCTTTCAGCCGTGCCGGAAGAAGAAACAGACGGGAAGGGCATCATTTCAAGTTGTCTGAGATGCGATGGCAGCATGGTTGACCTTCTATATGTGGATGGCGGTGTCTCCTCAACGCAGACAGCAGGACACTTGCGGATGCAGGGCAACAAGGTATTCCGGGAAGCCGTCAATCGCATATCATCAGCCATGATGGAGGCGGCAAAAGAGGCTGGCATCGAGCCGTCAGAAATTGACATCTTCGTTCCGCATCAGGCCAACCAGCGCATCATTGACGGGGTCGTCCGGAAGTTGGGGATCGGAAAAGAACGGGTGATTTCGACCATCGCCAAACATGGCAATACATCAGCTGCTTCCATTCCACTCGCGTTTGATAGTGCTTTGCAGGATGGCCGGATCAAATCCGGCGATCTGGTCATGCTGGAAGGCATGGGGGGCGGGTTGACCTGGGGAGCAGCCTTGCTGCGTTACTGA
- a CDS encoding integration host factor subunit alpha — MSNKTLTRADLTEAVYRNVGLSRNESSELVENILETIADRLEDGETVKLSSFGTFSVREKNERIGRNPKTGEEVPIKPRRVLSFRPSHVLKDHINKTMQSGESRNRAAE, encoded by the coding sequence ATGAGCAACAAAACTCTAACGCGAGCAGACCTCACCGAAGCCGTCTATCGCAATGTCGGCCTCTCGCGTAATGAGTCATCGGAGCTGGTTGAAAATATACTGGAGACGATTGCTGACCGGCTTGAAGACGGGGAAACGGTCAAGCTCTCTTCTTTCGGTACGTTTTCTGTGCGGGAGAAGAATGAACGCATTGGCCGCAATCCGAAAACAGGCGAGGAAGTGCCAATCAAGCCGCGCAGGGTACTGAGTTTCCGGCCCTCCCATGTCCTGAAAGACCATATCAACAAGACCATGCAAAGCGGGGAAAGCAGGAACAGGGCAGCTGAGTGA